The window CAGCTCACGGAGGACCACTCCTGGGTGGCGGAAAGGGTGCGGCAGGGCCTCCTCTCCCCCGAGGAGGCGAGGACGCACCGCTGGCGCAACGTGATCACCAACGCCCTGGGCTCCTTCCCCCAGGCCCGGGTGGACCTCCTCGGGCTCAAGCTCCGCCCGGGGGACACCTTCCTCCTCTGCACCGACGGGCTTTCCGGGGTCCTGGAGGAAAGGGCCCTCAAGGAGGTGCTGGCCCACTTTCCCCCCGCCGAGGCGGCGGAGCGCCTCGTGGCCCTGGCCAACGAGTGGGGCGGCCCGGACAACGTGAGCGTGGCCGTGGTCCGGGTCCCCGAGGCCCTGCCGGAGCGCCAGAGGCCCTACGCCCTCCCCCTGGAGGCCGCCAAGGGGGAACCCGTCCGCCTCCAGGTGGGGGAGGTGCCCGAGGAGCTCACCACCCAGATCCTGGAGCCCGCCCCCAAGAGGGGGCGGGTGGGGTGGCGGGACGCCCTCCTCATTCTCCTCTGGGTGGTGGTGGTGGCCTACATCCTCCTCAACTCCCTGCGGACCCCCTAGACCCCGGAGGCAGGGGGCGGGTAGACTCTTCGCGGTATGGAGCGGACCTTCGTCATGATCAAGCCCGACGGCGTGCGCCGGGGCCTTGTGGGGGAGATCCTCGCCCGGTTTGAGCGCAAGGGGTTCCGCATCGCGGCCCTGAAGCTCATGCAGATCAGCCAGGAGCTGGCGGAGCGGCACTACGCCGAGCACCGGGAAAAGCCCTTCTTCCCCGGCCTCGTGCGCTTCATCACCTCGGGCCCCGTGGTGGCCATGGTCCTGGAAGGGCCGGGGGTGGTGGCCGAGGTGCGCAAGATGATGGGCGCCACCCACCCCAAGGACGCCCTCCCCGGGACCATCCGGGGCGACTTCGCCACCACCATTGACGAGAACGTGATCCACGGCTCCGCCACCCTCGAGGACGCCCAGCGG of the Thermus thermophilus HB8 genome contains:
- a CDS encoding PP2C family protein-serine/threonine phosphatase; this translates as MDRLEAALKTHPGLKRPKNEDAVGGEATPWGGVYVVADGMGGHRTGEVASRLAVETVLARLSREEPPSPKDLLEALEEANGRIHREAQRPENRGMGTTCTVLVLDLPYALVAHVGDSRAYLLREGNLLQLTEDHSWVAERVRQGLLSPEEARTHRWRNVITNALGSFPQARVDLLGLKLRPGDTFLLCTDGLSGVLEERALKEVLAHFPPAEAAERLVALANEWGGPDNVSVAVVRVPEALPERQRPYALPLEAAKGEPVRLQVGEVPEELTTQILEPAPKRGRVGWRDALLILLWVVVVAYILLNSLRTP
- the ndk gene encoding nucleoside-diphosphate kinase, which codes for MERTFVMIKPDGVRRGLVGEILARFERKGFRIAALKLMQISQELAERHYAEHREKPFFPGLVRFITSGPVVAMVLEGPGVVAEVRKMMGATHPKDALPGTIRGDFATTIDENVIHGSATLEDAQREIALFFRPEELL